A stretch of the Vigna radiata var. radiata cultivar VC1973A chromosome 9, Vradiata_ver6, whole genome shotgun sequence genome encodes the following:
- the LOC106772872 gene encoding protein VASCULAR ASSOCIATED DEATH 1, chloroplastic isoform X1 has translation MASPVVAAAARSEPPSRSVDLSPLSSPDVGDRSDSSNSSANNFSDNEVQLATPDALKSEEYRQLFHLPPEEVLIEDFNCAIQENLLIQGHMYLFVNFICFYSNIFGYETKKVIPLPEVTSVRRAKTAGIFPNAIEIQAGNRKHFFASFLSRDEAFKIINDGWSRHSNGAIVMEQKEAVTESNSQDNGIVAVENVKSSDIPDNAALSTDLSKDAGSPSIVGDIPVLVGDSEMEQHVGELELNNDAPSESWNWNEEDIDAPSIDEAFTCVAEAVFPIKVEDFFRYFFSDDAVNFLESFHKKCGDKDFKCGSWHPQEKFGYARELSFQHPIKIYLGAKFGGCNEVQKFRIYKNSHLVIETSQEVSDVPYADYFRVEGLWSVDRDKDESKDCCIMRVYVNVAFSKKTIWKGKIVQSTIEECRDAYATWMDMAHERLKEKNLEKQGQNGEINLDRDVKTGESSEGSQEQSNLTKILPTCNALDATTTTHNVGSHLQGHVTEPSSVPLFIQLMTKFRSSLKSHSNLSLLLATIIALIFFIQQFSILLLLARPQHVHMNTPVDFMNTMNNDLTRNPSDIAWMEKRIHHLKDEMYMVESRLERMRYEHSLLKKQLKDLEQHK, from the exons ATGGCTTCCCCGGTTGTTGCCGCCGCCGCGAGGAGCGAACCGCCGTCGCGGTCGGTGGATCTTTCGCCGTTGTCCTCCCCCGACGTCGGTGATCGGAGCGATTCGTCCAATTCCTCGGCGAACAACTTCTCCGATAACGAAGTTCAG TTGGCGACTCCGGACGCATTGAAGAGCGAAGAGTATCGTCAATTGTTCCATCTCCCCCCTGAGGAA GTCCTTATTGAAGATTTTAACTGTGCCATCCAGGAAAATTTACTTATTCAG GGTCATATGTATCTCTTTGTCAACTTCATTTGTTTCTACTCAAACATATTTGGATATGAGACAAAG AAAGTAATCCCATTACCTGAAGTCACTAGTGTAAGGAGGGCAAAGACAGCTGGGATATTTCCCAATGCCATTGAAATTCAAGCTGGAAACAGGAAG CACTTCTTTGCATCCTTCCTATCACGTGATGAAGCTTTTAAGATTATTAATGATGGATGGTCCCGACACAGCAATGGAGCCATAGTCATGGAGCAGAAG GAGGCAGTGACTGAGTCCAACAGCCAAGATAATGGAATTGTAGCTGTTGAAAATGTCAAAAGTTCTGATATACCTGACAATGCAGCACTCTCCACTGACCT GAGCAAAGATGCTGGGTCTCCATCCATTGTAGGAGACATCCCTGTGTTGGTGGGGGATTCAGAGATGGAACAACACGTTGGTGAACTTGAATTGAATAATGATGCTCCAAGTGAGAGTTGGAATTGGAACGAGGAGGATATTGATGCCCCATCAA TCGATGAAGCATTTACATGCGTTGCAGAAGCAGTGTTTCCG ATAAAGGTTGAAGACTTCTTTAGGTACTTTTTCTCAGATGATGCTGTAAATTTTCTTGAGTCTTTTCACAAAAAATGTGGTGATAAAG ACTTTAAGTGTGGTTCGTGGCATCCTCAGGAGAAATTTGGGTATGCTCGTGAACTGTCATTTCAACAtccaataaaaatttatcttg GAGCAAAATTTGGTGGCTGCAATGAGGTCCAGAAATTTCGTATTTATAAGAACAG TCATTTGGTTATAGAGACATCTCAAGAAGTCAGTGATGTACCTTATGCAGATTATTTCCGTGTTGAG GGGCTGTGGAGTGTAGATAGAGACAAGGATGAATCAAAAGACTGCTGCATCATGCGCGTATATGTGAATGTGGCATTTTCTAAAAAAACTATTTGGAAAG GCAAAATTGTACAATCAACAATTGAAGAATGTCGAGATGCTTATGCGACATGGATGGACATG GCACATGAAAGGTTGAAGGAGAAGAACCTTGAAAAACAAG GTCAAAACGGTGAAATAAATTTAGATAGAGATGTGAAGACTGGAGAATCTTCAGAAGGATCACAGGAACAAAGTAACCTTACAAAGATACTACCTACATGCAATGCCTTGGATGCTACTACCACTACCCACAATGTTGGCTCTCACTTGCAAGGGCATGTAACTGAACCGTCATCTGTTCCATTGTTCATACAGCTTATGACAAAGTTCAGATCATCCTTGAAAAGTCATAGCAATCTTTCTCTGCTTCTTGCTACTATTATCGCCTTGATTTTCTTCATTCAG CAGTTTAGCATACTTTTGCTATTGGCAAGGCCTCAACACGTACACATGAACACTCCTGTAGACTTCATGAATACTATGAACAATGACTTGACTAGAAATCCTTCAGACATAGCGTGGATGGAGAAAAGAATCCATCACCTTAAAGATGAGATGTACATGGTTGAGAGTAGGCTTGAAAGGATGAGGTATGAacattcacttttaaaaaaacaactaaaggACCTAGAACAACACAAGTAG
- the LOC106772872 gene encoding protein VASCULAR ASSOCIATED DEATH 1, chloroplastic isoform X2, translated as MASPVVAAAARSEPPSRSVDLSPLSSPDVGDRSDSSNSSANNFSDNEVQLATPDALKSEEYRQLFHLPPEEVLIEDFNCAIQENLLIQGHMYLFVNFICFYSNIFGYETKKVIPLPEVTSVRRAKTAGIFPNAIEIQAGNRKHFFASFLSRDEAFKIINDGWSRHSNGAIVMEQKEAVTESNSQDNGIVAVENVKSSDIPDNAALSTDLSKDAGSPSIVGDIPVLVGDSEMEQHVGELELNNDAPSESWNWNEEDIDAPSIDEAFTCVAEAVFPIKVEDFFRYFFSDDAVNFLESFHKKCGDKDFKCGSWHPQEKFGYARELSFQHPIKIYLGAKFGGCNEVQKFRIYKNSHLVIETSQEVSDVPYADYFRVEGLWSVDRDKDESKDCCIMRVYVNVAFSKKTIWKGKIVQSTIEECRDAYATWMDMAHERLKEKNLEKQGQNGEINLDRDVKTGESSEGSQEQSNLTKILPTCNALDATTTTHNVGSHLQGHVTEPSSVPLFIQLMTKFRSSLKSHSNLSLLLATIIALIFFIQFSILLLLARPQHVHMNTPVDFMNTMNNDLTRNPSDIAWMEKRIHHLKDEMYMVESRLERMRYEHSLLKKQLKDLEQHK; from the exons ATGGCTTCCCCGGTTGTTGCCGCCGCCGCGAGGAGCGAACCGCCGTCGCGGTCGGTGGATCTTTCGCCGTTGTCCTCCCCCGACGTCGGTGATCGGAGCGATTCGTCCAATTCCTCGGCGAACAACTTCTCCGATAACGAAGTTCAG TTGGCGACTCCGGACGCATTGAAGAGCGAAGAGTATCGTCAATTGTTCCATCTCCCCCCTGAGGAA GTCCTTATTGAAGATTTTAACTGTGCCATCCAGGAAAATTTACTTATTCAG GGTCATATGTATCTCTTTGTCAACTTCATTTGTTTCTACTCAAACATATTTGGATATGAGACAAAG AAAGTAATCCCATTACCTGAAGTCACTAGTGTAAGGAGGGCAAAGACAGCTGGGATATTTCCCAATGCCATTGAAATTCAAGCTGGAAACAGGAAG CACTTCTTTGCATCCTTCCTATCACGTGATGAAGCTTTTAAGATTATTAATGATGGATGGTCCCGACACAGCAATGGAGCCATAGTCATGGAGCAGAAG GAGGCAGTGACTGAGTCCAACAGCCAAGATAATGGAATTGTAGCTGTTGAAAATGTCAAAAGTTCTGATATACCTGACAATGCAGCACTCTCCACTGACCT GAGCAAAGATGCTGGGTCTCCATCCATTGTAGGAGACATCCCTGTGTTGGTGGGGGATTCAGAGATGGAACAACACGTTGGTGAACTTGAATTGAATAATGATGCTCCAAGTGAGAGTTGGAATTGGAACGAGGAGGATATTGATGCCCCATCAA TCGATGAAGCATTTACATGCGTTGCAGAAGCAGTGTTTCCG ATAAAGGTTGAAGACTTCTTTAGGTACTTTTTCTCAGATGATGCTGTAAATTTTCTTGAGTCTTTTCACAAAAAATGTGGTGATAAAG ACTTTAAGTGTGGTTCGTGGCATCCTCAGGAGAAATTTGGGTATGCTCGTGAACTGTCATTTCAACAtccaataaaaatttatcttg GAGCAAAATTTGGTGGCTGCAATGAGGTCCAGAAATTTCGTATTTATAAGAACAG TCATTTGGTTATAGAGACATCTCAAGAAGTCAGTGATGTACCTTATGCAGATTATTTCCGTGTTGAG GGGCTGTGGAGTGTAGATAGAGACAAGGATGAATCAAAAGACTGCTGCATCATGCGCGTATATGTGAATGTGGCATTTTCTAAAAAAACTATTTGGAAAG GCAAAATTGTACAATCAACAATTGAAGAATGTCGAGATGCTTATGCGACATGGATGGACATG GCACATGAAAGGTTGAAGGAGAAGAACCTTGAAAAACAAG GTCAAAACGGTGAAATAAATTTAGATAGAGATGTGAAGACTGGAGAATCTTCAGAAGGATCACAGGAACAAAGTAACCTTACAAAGATACTACCTACATGCAATGCCTTGGATGCTACTACCACTACCCACAATGTTGGCTCTCACTTGCAAGGGCATGTAACTGAACCGTCATCTGTTCCATTGTTCATACAGCTTATGACAAAGTTCAGATCATCCTTGAAAAGTCATAGCAATCTTTCTCTGCTTCTTGCTACTATTATCGCCTTGATTTTCTTCATTCAG TTTAGCATACTTTTGCTATTGGCAAGGCCTCAACACGTACACATGAACACTCCTGTAGACTTCATGAATACTATGAACAATGACTTGACTAGAAATCCTTCAGACATAGCGTGGATGGAGAAAAGAATCCATCACCTTAAAGATGAGATGTACATGGTTGAGAGTAGGCTTGAAAGGATGAGGTATGAacattcacttttaaaaaaacaactaaaggACCTAGAACAACACAAGTAG
- the LOC106772872 gene encoding protein VASCULAR ASSOCIATED DEATH 1, chloroplastic isoform X3 yields MASPVVAAAARSEPPSRSVDLSPLSSPDVGDRSDSSNSSANNFSDNEVQLATPDALKSEEYRQLFHLPPEEGHMYLFVNFICFYSNIFGYETKKVIPLPEVTSVRRAKTAGIFPNAIEIQAGNRKHFFASFLSRDEAFKIINDGWSRHSNGAIVMEQKEAVTESNSQDNGIVAVENVKSSDIPDNAALSTDLSKDAGSPSIVGDIPVLVGDSEMEQHVGELELNNDAPSESWNWNEEDIDAPSIDEAFTCVAEAVFPIKVEDFFRYFFSDDAVNFLESFHKKCGDKDFKCGSWHPQEKFGYARELSFQHPIKIYLGAKFGGCNEVQKFRIYKNSHLVIETSQEVSDVPYADYFRVEGLWSVDRDKDESKDCCIMRVYVNVAFSKKTIWKGKIVQSTIEECRDAYATWMDMAHERLKEKNLEKQGQNGEINLDRDVKTGESSEGSQEQSNLTKILPTCNALDATTTTHNVGSHLQGHVTEPSSVPLFIQLMTKFRSSLKSHSNLSLLLATIIALIFFIQQFSILLLLARPQHVHMNTPVDFMNTMNNDLTRNPSDIAWMEKRIHHLKDEMYMVESRLERMRYEHSLLKKQLKDLEQHK; encoded by the exons ATGGCTTCCCCGGTTGTTGCCGCCGCCGCGAGGAGCGAACCGCCGTCGCGGTCGGTGGATCTTTCGCCGTTGTCCTCCCCCGACGTCGGTGATCGGAGCGATTCGTCCAATTCCTCGGCGAACAACTTCTCCGATAACGAAGTTCAG TTGGCGACTCCGGACGCATTGAAGAGCGAAGAGTATCGTCAATTGTTCCATCTCCCCCCTGAGGAA GGTCATATGTATCTCTTTGTCAACTTCATTTGTTTCTACTCAAACATATTTGGATATGAGACAAAG AAAGTAATCCCATTACCTGAAGTCACTAGTGTAAGGAGGGCAAAGACAGCTGGGATATTTCCCAATGCCATTGAAATTCAAGCTGGAAACAGGAAG CACTTCTTTGCATCCTTCCTATCACGTGATGAAGCTTTTAAGATTATTAATGATGGATGGTCCCGACACAGCAATGGAGCCATAGTCATGGAGCAGAAG GAGGCAGTGACTGAGTCCAACAGCCAAGATAATGGAATTGTAGCTGTTGAAAATGTCAAAAGTTCTGATATACCTGACAATGCAGCACTCTCCACTGACCT GAGCAAAGATGCTGGGTCTCCATCCATTGTAGGAGACATCCCTGTGTTGGTGGGGGATTCAGAGATGGAACAACACGTTGGTGAACTTGAATTGAATAATGATGCTCCAAGTGAGAGTTGGAATTGGAACGAGGAGGATATTGATGCCCCATCAA TCGATGAAGCATTTACATGCGTTGCAGAAGCAGTGTTTCCG ATAAAGGTTGAAGACTTCTTTAGGTACTTTTTCTCAGATGATGCTGTAAATTTTCTTGAGTCTTTTCACAAAAAATGTGGTGATAAAG ACTTTAAGTGTGGTTCGTGGCATCCTCAGGAGAAATTTGGGTATGCTCGTGAACTGTCATTTCAACAtccaataaaaatttatcttg GAGCAAAATTTGGTGGCTGCAATGAGGTCCAGAAATTTCGTATTTATAAGAACAG TCATTTGGTTATAGAGACATCTCAAGAAGTCAGTGATGTACCTTATGCAGATTATTTCCGTGTTGAG GGGCTGTGGAGTGTAGATAGAGACAAGGATGAATCAAAAGACTGCTGCATCATGCGCGTATATGTGAATGTGGCATTTTCTAAAAAAACTATTTGGAAAG GCAAAATTGTACAATCAACAATTGAAGAATGTCGAGATGCTTATGCGACATGGATGGACATG GCACATGAAAGGTTGAAGGAGAAGAACCTTGAAAAACAAG GTCAAAACGGTGAAATAAATTTAGATAGAGATGTGAAGACTGGAGAATCTTCAGAAGGATCACAGGAACAAAGTAACCTTACAAAGATACTACCTACATGCAATGCCTTGGATGCTACTACCACTACCCACAATGTTGGCTCTCACTTGCAAGGGCATGTAACTGAACCGTCATCTGTTCCATTGTTCATACAGCTTATGACAAAGTTCAGATCATCCTTGAAAAGTCATAGCAATCTTTCTCTGCTTCTTGCTACTATTATCGCCTTGATTTTCTTCATTCAG CAGTTTAGCATACTTTTGCTATTGGCAAGGCCTCAACACGTACACATGAACACTCCTGTAGACTTCATGAATACTATGAACAATGACTTGACTAGAAATCCTTCAGACATAGCGTGGATGGAGAAAAGAATCCATCACCTTAAAGATGAGATGTACATGGTTGAGAGTAGGCTTGAAAGGATGAGGTATGAacattcacttttaaaaaaacaactaaaggACCTAGAACAACACAAGTAG